In a genomic window of bacterium:
- a CDS encoding sodium:calcium antiporter, with the protein MEIVGPAALALVALGIILAGCELFTNGIEWVGSKLNLSTGAVGSVLAAVGTALPETLVPIVALVFVRGAKAEEIGIGAILGAPFMLSTLAFMMTGLAAIVYHRRGRRGLNLAVDTDTLGQDISYFLGVYLVAIGLSFVPSKPLQVAGGIGLLIAYVVYVRRHFCRDCAEEGEQLNPLHLTRWVEVPRLRFVVLQVIVSLSAIFFGAHLFVQNLERISEYFGISALVLSLIITPIATELPEKFNSIIWVGRGKDTLALGNVTGAMVFQSCIPVMIGVALTPWRLEPQALASAVVALVSAAIVTTAMRLKHRLSPYVLILGGPLYAAWIWFALSR; encoded by the coding sequence GCTCTCGTCGCCCTGGGGATCATTCTGGCCGGATGCGAGCTGTTCACCAACGGCATTGAGTGGGTCGGCAGCAAGCTGAACCTGTCCACCGGCGCCGTCGGCAGTGTCCTCGCCGCCGTCGGCACCGCCCTGCCCGAGACCCTGGTGCCCATCGTCGCCCTGGTCTTCGTGCGGGGAGCCAAGGCGGAGGAGATCGGCATCGGCGCCATCCTGGGCGCGCCGTTCATGCTCAGCACCCTGGCCTTCATGATGACGGGTCTGGCCGCCATCGTCTACCACCGTCGCGGCCGCCGCGGCCTGAACCTGGCCGTGGACACCGATACCCTCGGCCAGGACATATCGTACTTCCTGGGCGTCTACCTCGTCGCCATCGGCCTGTCGTTCGTGCCGAGCAAGCCCCTGCAGGTCGCGGGCGGCATCGGCCTGCTCATCGCCTACGTCGTCTACGTGCGGCGGCACTTCTGCCGCGACTGCGCGGAGGAGGGCGAGCAGCTCAACCCCCTGCACCTGACCCGGTGGGTCGAGGTCCCGCGCCTGCGCTTCGTGGTGCTGCAGGTCATCGTGTCGCTCTCGGCCATCTTCTTCGGCGCGCACCTCTTCGTGCAGAACCTGGAGAGGATCTCGGAGTACTTCGGCATCTCCGCCCTGGTGCTGTCGCTGATCATCACGCCGATTGCGACGGAGCTGCCCGAGAAGTTCAACAGCATCATCTGGGTAGGCCGGGGCAAGGACACGCTGGCCCTGGGGAACGTGACCGGCGCGATGGTCTTCCAAAGCTGCATCCCGGTGATGATCGGCGTGGCCCTGACGCCATGGCGCCTGGAGCCGCAGGCGCTGGCCTCAGCCGTCGTCGCGCTGGTCTCCGCGGCCATCGTGACGACAGCGATGCGGCTCAAGCACCGCCTCTCGCCCTACGTGCTGATCCTCGGCGGGCCGCTGTACGCCGCGTGGATCTGGTTCGCGCTGAGCCGCTAG